CGTGGCGGCATTGTTGAGCCGGACCACTATTTCCTCAAGACCGGTAGCCAATACACGGAATTCGAAATTTCGATAATGGTGCCTTTCACCGTACGCAGGAGCCCCGGATGTCCAAGCTCGATCTCGAATGGCTCGCCGTGTTCGACGAGGTCTACAAGACCGGCAACGTCTCGAAGGCGGCCGAGCGGCTGGGCATGGCGCAGGCGGCGGCCAGCACCGCGCTGAACAAGCTGCGCGCGCATTTCGACGACCGTCTGTTCACCCGCACCGCCCAGGGCATGCAGCCCACGCCGCATGCCGAGCGCATCTATCCGAACCTGCGCGAGGCGCTGGCCCAGCTGGCACAGGCCCAGGGCAACCGCAGCAGCTTCGAGCCCGCGCAGGCGCAGCGGCGCTTTCGCATCTGCATGACCGACATCAGCGAGGTGGTGCTGCTGCCTGGCCTGCTCGACCACCTGCGGCGCGCGGCGCCGGGGGTGCACATCGAGACCGAGATCATTTCGACGATCAGCGGGCGCCGGCTGCAGGACGGCGAGGTCGACCTGGCCGTGGGCTTCATGCCGCAGCTGGACGCGGGCTTCTACCAGCAGACGCTGTTCATGCAGAACTTCGTCTGCCTGGCGGCGCAGAACCATCCGCGCATCGGCGCGAAGCTCACGCGCAAGCGCTTCGAGGCGGAGGCGCACGCGGTGGTGTCGACCTCGGGCACCGGGCACGCCATCGTCGACACGACCATCGCGCGGCTGGGCCTGAAGCGCGACGTGGTGGTGCGGCTGTCGAGCTTCCTGAGCGTGGCGCGCATCGTGGCGCACACCGAGCTGATCGTGGTGGTGCCGCGCATCCTCGGCAAGGTGCTGGCCACGCAGGAGCCGGTGAAGCTGCTGGAGCCGCCCTTCACGCTGCCGGCCTATGCCGTGAAGCAGCACTGGCACGAGC
This is a stretch of genomic DNA from Variovorax paradoxus. It encodes these proteins:
- a CDS encoding LysR family transcriptional regulator, with the translated sequence MSKLDLEWLAVFDEVYKTGNVSKAAERLGMAQAAASTALNKLRAHFDDRLFTRTAQGMQPTPHAERIYPNLREALAQLAQAQGNRSSFEPAQAQRRFRICMTDISEVVLLPGLLDHLRRAAPGVHIETEIISTISGRRLQDGEVDLAVGFMPQLDAGFYQQTLFMQNFVCLAAQNHPRIGAKLTRKRFEAEAHAVVSTSGTGHAIVDTTIARLGLKRDVVVRLSSFLSVARIVAHTELIVVVPRILGKVLATQEPVKLLEPPFTLPAYAVKQHWHERFHADPGNAWLRRTLAQLFSGS